From one Treponema denticola genomic stretch:
- a CDS encoding D-alanine--D-alanine ligase family protein, which produces MNIAIIYGGKSSEHEVSLKSASSIIRTIDKKYKLHLIGISKSGAWYLHGDEERERIIKNEKAVLKIKKDEAKRVTVIPGGGTKKGLKAGDDFLPTDAVFAVLHGRFGEDGTIQGLFEMADLPYVGGDVMSTSISMDKEKTKMIWDYSGLPIVPYIAIKRQDWDDPEKKKALLARAEKDLEYPLFIKPCRAGSSVGAGMVKNRNELLEQAEESFLWDNKILVEACIEAREVECSVTGNTKTVAYIPGEIIPTHKFYDYEAKYTDPNGAELKIPADLNETQRKTIRETAIKAYEALDLSGLSRVDFFIDKRNGKIYLNEVNTIPGFTSISMFPKMCGASGLPYNELIMHLIELAIDRFKADRKLKTCRQS; this is translated from the coding sequence ATGAATATAGCAATCATTTACGGCGGAAAGTCAAGCGAGCATGAGGTTTCCCTAAAGTCGGCATCATCGATTATAAGGACAATAGATAAAAAATACAAACTTCACCTAATCGGTATTTCTAAAAGCGGAGCATGGTATTTACATGGAGATGAAGAAAGAGAGCGAATTATAAAAAACGAAAAGGCCGTTTTAAAAATAAAAAAAGATGAGGCGAAGCGAGTAACAGTAATTCCCGGAGGCGGGACAAAAAAAGGTTTAAAAGCAGGAGACGACTTTTTACCGACTGATGCGGTCTTTGCCGTTTTACACGGAAGATTCGGAGAAGACGGCACAATTCAAGGCCTCTTTGAAATGGCCGACCTCCCCTATGTGGGGGGCGATGTAATGTCCACAAGCATATCCATGGATAAGGAAAAAACCAAGATGATTTGGGATTATTCGGGCCTTCCCATTGTACCCTATATAGCAATCAAAAGACAGGACTGGGATGATCCGGAAAAGAAAAAAGCACTCTTAGCAAGGGCCGAAAAAGACTTGGAATATCCCCTCTTTATAAAACCGTGCAGGGCAGGAAGCTCTGTGGGTGCCGGAATGGTAAAAAATAGAAACGAACTTTTAGAGCAGGCAGAAGAATCTTTTTTATGGGATAATAAAATTTTAGTCGAAGCATGTATTGAAGCCAGAGAGGTAGAATGTTCGGTTACCGGAAACACAAAAACGGTAGCCTACATTCCGGGAGAAATAATTCCGACCCATAAATTTTATGACTATGAAGCAAAATACACCGATCCGAATGGAGCCGAATTAAAGATTCCGGCCGATTTAAATGAGACCCAAAGAAAGACAATCAGAGAAACCGCTATCAAGGCTTATGAAGCCTTAGATCTATCAGGCCTTTCCCGCGTAGATTTTTTTATCGACAAAAGAAACGGCAAGATATACTTAAACGAGGTAAACACTATTCCGGGCTTTACCTCAATTTCGATGTTCCCTAAAATGTGCGGAGCTTCAGGTCTTCCATATAACGAGCTTATAATGCACTTAATAGAGCTTGCAATAGATAGATTTAAGGCAGACAGAAAACTCAAAACCTGCCGCCAATCTTAA
- a CDS encoding ATP-dependent Clp protease proteolytic subunit: MNFINEKNEEKKNKTNDDDALMQKFLNTRQIILAGEINKELSEKIVRQLLLMESLSSTKPIYIYIDSPGGDADAGFAIFDMIRFIKAPVYTIGMGLVASAASIILLAASKERRFGMPNSHYLIHQPLSGIKGVATEIEIHAKELEKMRVKINKLIAEETGTDEKKVAKDTDRDCWLNAEESVEYGLISKIAKNRKDIPEK, translated from the coding sequence ATGAACTTTATAAATGAAAAAAATGAAGAGAAAAAAAATAAAACAAATGATGACGATGCTTTGATGCAAAAATTTCTTAATACACGCCAAATTATTTTGGCCGGAGAAATCAACAAGGAGCTTTCCGAAAAAATAGTACGCCAGCTTTTACTCATGGAATCCTTGTCGTCAACAAAGCCTATTTATATTTATATAGATTCCCCCGGGGGAGATGCCGATGCAGGCTTTGCAATCTTCGATATGATAAGATTTATCAAGGCACCCGTCTACACAATAGGTATGGGACTCGTTGCCAGCGCAGCCTCCATCATTCTTCTTGCCGCAAGCAAGGAACGCCGTTTCGGTATGCCTAACAGCCACTACCTTATCCATCAGCCATTATCCGGCATAAAGGGAGTCGCAACCGAAATAGAAATACACGCCAAAGAGCTTGAAAAGATGAGAGTAAAAATAAACAAGCTCATCGCAGAAGAAACCGGCACGGATGAAAAAAAGGTTGCAAAGGATACGGACAGGGATTGCTGGCTCAATGCAGAAGAATCCGTAGAATACGGTCTTATTTCAAAAATAGCTAAAAACCGAAAAGATATTCCCGAAAAATAA
- the cbiB gene encoding adenosylcobinamide-phosphate synthase CbiB, which translates to MNFNFLSFSDFVFSHINFFILFCAIILDFILGDPYSFPHPVKFIGSLIKKEEALARFFFSSPRGLKFSGFLIVIFNVSFSFCLIFFFLKLLYPYKILYFVFSVWISYTCLAARCLQKEAIKVFKALQISLEEGRKQIANIVGRDTESLDEKGVSRACVETIAENTSDGVIAPLFFMMLLGPAGGIAYKAVNTMDSMLGYKNEKYADLGFFPAKIDDIVNYVPARLSALLILAGPFFCNLRRLEQNCSQKRISNKIIPKLTAIKRGFKIWRRDCRKHSSPNSAHPESAAAGLLGLKLGGPNYYGGVLVEKPFIGDDIFEIEDEDIKRCIQLMYASEIFMFGLYAFFIFREYLFGF; encoded by the coding sequence ATGAATTTTAATTTTTTAAGCTTTTCCGATTTTGTTTTTTCACATATTAATTTTTTTATTTTATTCTGTGCAATAATTCTTGATTTTATTTTGGGCGATCCTTATTCTTTTCCTCATCCCGTAAAATTTATCGGGAGCCTTATAAAAAAAGAAGAAGCCCTTGCACGGTTTTTTTTTAGTTCTCCGAGAGGTTTAAAGTTTTCCGGTTTTTTGATTGTCATTTTCAATGTTAGTTTCAGCTTTTGTCTTATCTTTTTCTTTTTAAAATTATTATATCCTTACAAGATTTTATACTTTGTTTTTTCGGTATGGATCAGTTATACATGTCTTGCAGCCCGCTGTCTTCAAAAAGAAGCTATAAAAGTTTTTAAGGCCTTACAGATAAGCCTTGAAGAGGGAAGAAAGCAGATTGCAAATATTGTAGGCAGGGATACCGAGTCTTTGGATGAAAAAGGAGTGAGCCGTGCCTGTGTTGAAACCATAGCCGAAAATACAAGTGACGGGGTTATAGCTCCACTGTTTTTTATGATGCTTTTAGGCCCTGCAGGCGGTATAGCTTATAAGGCCGTAAATACCATGGATTCTATGCTCGGCTATAAAAATGAAAAATATGCCGACTTGGGATTTTTTCCGGCAAAGATTGATGATATTGTAAACTATGTTCCGGCCCGACTTTCGGCCTTGCTTATTCTTGCAGGTCCTTTTTTTTGTAACCTACGAAGACTGGAGCAAAACTGTTCGCAAAAAAGAATTTCAAACAAAATAATTCCGAAACTAACTGCAATAAAAAGAGGTTTTAAGATTTGGAGGCGGGATTGCAGAAAACACTCAAGCCCCAATTCCGCTCATCCTGAAAGCGCTGCTGCCGGTCTTTTAGGTTTAAAGCTGGGAGGCCCGAACTATTACGGCGGAGTGCTTGTCGAAAAGCCCTTTATAGGGGATGATATTTTTGAAATTGAAGATGAAGATATAAAAAGATGCATACAGCTGATGTATGCATCCGAGATTTTTATGTTTGGGCTTTATGCTTTTTTTATTTTTCGGGAATATCTTTTCGGTTTTTAG
- the malQ gene encoding 4-alpha-glucanotransferase, whose amino-acid sequence MKRSSGIILHPTSLPNDEGIGTIGKEAFAFIDWLKKTRTGVWQMLPIGPTGYGDSPYASFSAFAGNPYLISLQDLCEEGFLEKKYFAEYKKIVQENTDPKRVDFGLIHYHKTRILKKAAAFLLHKTETDSSLKEELENFYQEESFWLDGYAAFMTIKEDYEKRANKENLVQGIWNEAWPKELALNKENAVKEFLNKHSEEYKAQKIIQFFFFSQWKKLKDYAEKNGIQLIGDIPIFAAMDSADVWQNQSLFLLDEKAKPKAVAGVPPDFFSPTGQLWGNPLYDWAKMKKDGYLWWKARIRHTLKLFDIIRLDHFRGFEAFWSIPRGAKTAQEGKWVKGPDHNFFEEIQKDLISLDEKYRIELPILTEDLGIITPEVARLRDDFNFPTMKILQFAFDLNEFKSENMINPYLPHNHKKNCAVYTGSHDNDTIMGCLENSSDEMLKFIYTYLYGKKEDERICSILNTYEFKKELASEIIRKAFSSVADFAAVQMQDLLFLNSEARMNEPSTVGRNWQWRVTGSYENCEMTEKLQLWNVLYNRV is encoded by the coding sequence ATGAAAAGAAGTTCAGGTATTATTTTACATCCTACCTCGTTACCTAATGATGAAGGCATAGGGACAATCGGTAAAGAAGCTTTTGCCTTTATAGATTGGTTAAAAAAAACAAGAACGGGAGTTTGGCAGATGCTTCCGATTGGTCCCACAGGTTATGGCGACTCACCCTATGCTTCTTTTTCGGCCTTTGCAGGAAACCCTTATCTTATAAGTCTTCAAGATCTTTGTGAAGAAGGCTTTTTAGAAAAAAAATATTTTGCCGAATACAAAAAAATTGTACAAGAAAATACTGATCCTAAAAGAGTGGATTTCGGTTTAATCCATTACCATAAAACAAGGATTCTAAAAAAAGCGGCTGCATTTTTATTGCACAAAACGGAAACAGACTCGTCGTTAAAAGAAGAACTTGAAAATTTTTATCAAGAAGAAAGTTTTTGGCTGGACGGGTATGCAGCCTTTATGACAATTAAAGAAGACTATGAAAAAAGAGCAAATAAAGAAAATTTAGTGCAAGGAATCTGGAATGAAGCTTGGCCCAAGGAACTTGCCTTAAATAAAGAAAACGCAGTAAAAGAATTTTTAAATAAACATTCCGAAGAATATAAGGCCCAAAAGATTATACAATTTTTCTTTTTTTCGCAATGGAAAAAATTAAAAGATTATGCTGAAAAAAACGGCATACAACTTATAGGAGATATTCCGATATTTGCAGCAATGGATTCAGCCGATGTTTGGCAAAACCAAAGCTTATTTTTACTGGACGAAAAAGCTAAGCCTAAAGCCGTCGCCGGTGTACCTCCCGATTTTTTTAGCCCTACGGGACAGCTTTGGGGCAATCCTCTTTATGACTGGGCTAAGATGAAAAAAGACGGCTACCTATGGTGGAAGGCCCGCATAAGACATACCCTAAAACTATTCGACATAATACGCCTCGACCATTTTAGAGGCTTTGAAGCCTTTTGGTCTATCCCCCGAGGTGCAAAAACTGCTCAAGAAGGAAAATGGGTGAAAGGCCCTGACCATAATTTTTTTGAAGAAATACAAAAGGATCTGATTTCATTGGATGAAAAATACAGGATAGAGCTTCCTATACTAACTGAAGATCTGGGAATTATAACGCCTGAGGTTGCCAGACTCAGAGATGATTTTAATTTTCCGACGATGAAGATATTGCAATTTGCCTTTGACTTAAACGAATTTAAATCGGAAAATATGATTAACCCTTATCTGCCTCATAACCACAAAAAAAACTGTGCCGTATATACCGGCTCCCACGACAACGACACAATCATGGGCTGTCTTGAAAATTCTTCCGATGAGATGCTAAAATTTATTTACACCTATCTTTACGGAAAAAAAGAGGATGAAAGGATTTGCTCCATTTTAAACACTTATGAATTTAAAAAAGAATTAGCCTCCGAAATAATCCGAAAAGCTTTTTCTTCCGTGGCGGATTTTGCAGCCGTACAGATGCAGGATCTTTTGTTTTTAAATTCGGAAGCAAGAATGAATGAACCTTCAACAGTCGGAAGAAACTGGCAATGGAGGGTAACCGGCTCTTATGAAAACTGCGAGATGACCGAAAAATTACAACTCTGGAATGTCTTGTACAATAGGGTATAA
- the cobS gene encoding adenosylcobinamide-GDP ribazoletransferase, with product MKGFILALQFFTRIPININIDFNEKNIKRAFYFLPLIGGLIAGIVLIPIYFLPQKYIAMSGFISLLLYLFLTGSIHLDGVGDTIDGFFSARKKEKILEIMQDPRIGTYGTIGLNVFLLLRYINYSTIISDAGLLILAGIISRLSGLAVVVFSKPAKDTGLGLLFHKSASKFSFFFWLILVCFLSLFTPEIAVFSKIQGTFILAERLKYLLLPLTAFILTFIIIRISYKKIGGTTGDVNGLIVELTELAVLSTSFFINVHL from the coding sequence ATGAAAGGTTTTATTTTAGCCTTGCAGTTTTTTACCCGCATCCCCATCAACATAAACATAGACTTTAACGAAAAAAATATTAAAAGAGCTTTTTATTTTTTACCTCTTATAGGAGGGCTTATTGCAGGCATTGTTCTTATCCCCATCTATTTCCTCCCGCAAAAATATATTGCAATGTCGGGATTTATAAGTTTGCTCCTCTATTTATTTTTAACAGGCAGCATTCACCTTGACGGAGTCGGAGACACTATAGACGGTTTTTTTTCTGCAAGAAAAAAAGAAAAAATATTGGAAATTATGCAGGATCCTAGAATAGGAACTTATGGAACAATAGGACTTAATGTTTTTTTGCTTCTCAGATACATAAACTATTCTACCATAATATCTGATGCAGGCCTGCTCATACTAGCCGGAATAATTTCGAGGCTTTCAGGTTTGGCAGTTGTAGTTTTTTCAAAACCGGCAAAGGATACGGGCCTTGGCCTACTCTTCCATAAGTCGGCATCAAAGTTTAGTTTTTTCTTTTGGCTGATCCTCGTATGTTTTCTTTCCCTTTTTACGCCTGAGATAGCTGTTTTTTCAAAAATACAAGGAACTTTTATTTTAGCAGAACGCTTAAAATATTTACTCCTTCCTTTAACCGCATTTATTCTAACATTTATCATAATAAGAATTTCATATAAAAAAATAGGCGGCACCACAGGAGATGTAAACGGCCTTATTGTAGAATTAACGGAACTGGCAGTTTTAAGTACAAGTTTTTTTATAAACGTCCATTTATAA
- a CDS encoding histidine phosphatase family protein — MKIVLIRHGITVTNKKRIFSFDDSPLAEEAYPMLDGLKPKLKDFSSFKVYSSPFKRALQTAEYLGLKNIQTDKRLQEYNFGIFKGLTFEEAQTKYPIEAKNWIENNDSSAPPEGETSFEHFKRTSDFLEEAALKDENIIIVTHYGTITMALAWALDNFSLRNKFAPKNSAISILEVFLSDNKDKITHKGIEIFNGI, encoded by the coding sequence ATGAAAATAGTTTTGATAAGACACGGAATTACTGTAACAAACAAAAAAAGAATTTTTAGTTTTGACGACAGTCCCTTGGCGGAAGAAGCCTATCCCATGCTTGACGGTTTAAAACCCAAACTAAAGGATTTTTCTTCTTTTAAAGTTTATTCAAGCCCCTTCAAAAGAGCCTTACAAACAGCCGAGTACTTAGGCCTTAAAAACATTCAAACAGATAAGAGACTCCAAGAATATAACTTCGGTATTTTTAAGGGCTTAACATTTGAAGAAGCTCAAACAAAATATCCTATTGAAGCAAAAAACTGGATCGAGAACAATGACAGCTCAGCCCCGCCTGAAGGCGAAACCTCCTTTGAACATTTTAAGAGAACTTCCGACTTTTTAGAAGAAGCAGCCTTAAAAGATGAAAACATAATCATCGTAACTCACTACGGCACAATAACTATGGCTCTCGCATGGGCCTTGGATAATTTTTCTTTAAGAAATAAATTTGCTCCTAAAAATTCTGCAATCAGCATCTTAGAAGTTTTTTTATCGGATAACAAAGATAAGATTACTCATAAAGGCATTGAAATTTTTAATGGGATTTAA